In Tiliqua scincoides isolate rTilSci1 chromosome 1, rTilSci1.hap2, whole genome shotgun sequence, the following are encoded in one genomic region:
- the GPR63 gene encoding probable G-protein coupled receptor 63 isoform X2, whose protein sequence is MVTTEVTTLTVNSTAALPLQQQDFKSLSLPLQIILSAAMIFILLVSFLGNFVVCLMVYQKTAMRSAINILLASLAFADMLLAVLNMPFALITIIVTRWIFGDTFCRVSAMFFWLFVIEGVAILLIISIDRFLIIVQRQDRLNPYRAKILIVVSWATAFVVAFPLSVGNPNLQVPTKAPQCVFGYTTTPGYRAYVILVVMISFFIPFLVMLYSFMGILNTVRHNAVRIHSHPDSICLSQASKLGLMSLQRPFQMNIDMSFKTRAFTTILILFIVFIICWAPFTTYSLIATFNSHFYHKHNFFEISTWLLWLCYLKSALNPLIYYWRIKKFHDACLDLIPKYFKFLPQLPGHTRRRIRPSAIYVCGEHRTVV, encoded by the coding sequence ATGGTTACCACTGAAGTCACTACATTGACAGTCAACAGTACAGCTGCCCTTCCATTGCAACAGCAAGACTTCAAGAGCTTGAGCCTGCCGCTCCAGATAATTCTTTCTGCTGCCATGATATTTATACTCCTGGTCTCTTTCCTTGGCAACTTTGTTGTCTGCCTCATGGTCTATCAGAAGACTGCAATGCGATCTGCTATTAACATTCTCCTCGCAAGCTTGGCTTTTGCAGACATGCTCCTGGCTGTGTTGAATATGCCTTTTGCTCTAATAACCATCATTGTCACTCGCTGGATTTTTGGGGATACCTTCTGCAGAGTCTCTGCCATGTTTTTCTGGCTGTTCGTCATAGAAGGAGTAGCCATTCTGCTCATTATTAGCATTGACAGATTCCTCATAATAGTTCAGAGGCAGGATAGGCTGAATCCGTACCGAGCTAAGATCCTTATTGTTGTCTCATGGGCGACAGCCTTTGTTGTGGCTTTCCCGCTGTCAGTGGGAAACCCTAACCTCCAGGTACCTACTAAAGCACCTCAGTGTGTTTTTGGCTACACCACAACCCCTGGCTACCGTGCCTATGTGATACTGGTGGTAATGATTTcttttttcattccatttttggTGATGTTGTATTCATTTATGGGCATCCTCAACACTGTACGGCACAATGCAGTTCGTATCCATAGCCATCCAGATAGCATATGCCTCAGTCAAGCCAGCAAACTTGGTCTCATGAGCCTCCAGAGGCCCTTTCAGATGAACATTGATATGAGCTTTAAAACTCGTGCCTTCACAACCATATTAATTTTATTCATTGTATTCATAATCTGCTGGGCGCCCTTCACCACCTACAGCCTTATTGCCACATTCAACAGCCACTTTTATCACAAGCACAACTTTTTTGAGATAAGCACTTGGCTTCTTTGGCTCTGCTACCTCAAGTCTGCCCTGAACCCGCTGATTTACTACTGGAGGATAAAGAAATTTCATGATGCATGCTTAGATTTGATACCCAAGTACTTCAAGTTTTTGCCACAGCTACCTGGTCATACCAGAAGACGCATCCGGCCTAGTGCCATCTATGTATGTGGGGAGCACCGAACAGTAGTGTAA
- the GPR63 gene encoding probable G-protein coupled receptor 63 isoform X1 has translation MVFSAMLTSAHLGTLNTTFIVYENFFTNITTPFFLVRSGTTQPLKYNLGAMVTTEVTTLTVNSTAALPLQQQDFKSLSLPLQIILSAAMIFILLVSFLGNFVVCLMVYQKTAMRSAINILLASLAFADMLLAVLNMPFALITIIVTRWIFGDTFCRVSAMFFWLFVIEGVAILLIISIDRFLIIVQRQDRLNPYRAKILIVVSWATAFVVAFPLSVGNPNLQVPTKAPQCVFGYTTTPGYRAYVILVVMISFFIPFLVMLYSFMGILNTVRHNAVRIHSHPDSICLSQASKLGLMSLQRPFQMNIDMSFKTRAFTTILILFIVFIICWAPFTTYSLIATFNSHFYHKHNFFEISTWLLWLCYLKSALNPLIYYWRIKKFHDACLDLIPKYFKFLPQLPGHTRRRIRPSAIYVCGEHRTVV, from the coding sequence ATGGTTTTCTCTGCAATGCTGACGTCGGCTCATTTGGGTACGTTAAACACAACTTTTATTGTCTATGAAAATTTCTTCACAAATATCACCACTCCCTTCTTCTTGGTTCGCAGTGGCACAACACAGCCACTGAAATACAATTTGGGTGCCATGGTTACCACTGAAGTCACTACATTGACAGTCAACAGTACAGCTGCCCTTCCATTGCAACAGCAAGACTTCAAGAGCTTGAGCCTGCCGCTCCAGATAATTCTTTCTGCTGCCATGATATTTATACTCCTGGTCTCTTTCCTTGGCAACTTTGTTGTCTGCCTCATGGTCTATCAGAAGACTGCAATGCGATCTGCTATTAACATTCTCCTCGCAAGCTTGGCTTTTGCAGACATGCTCCTGGCTGTGTTGAATATGCCTTTTGCTCTAATAACCATCATTGTCACTCGCTGGATTTTTGGGGATACCTTCTGCAGAGTCTCTGCCATGTTTTTCTGGCTGTTCGTCATAGAAGGAGTAGCCATTCTGCTCATTATTAGCATTGACAGATTCCTCATAATAGTTCAGAGGCAGGATAGGCTGAATCCGTACCGAGCTAAGATCCTTATTGTTGTCTCATGGGCGACAGCCTTTGTTGTGGCTTTCCCGCTGTCAGTGGGAAACCCTAACCTCCAGGTACCTACTAAAGCACCTCAGTGTGTTTTTGGCTACACCACAACCCCTGGCTACCGTGCCTATGTGATACTGGTGGTAATGATTTcttttttcattccatttttggTGATGTTGTATTCATTTATGGGCATCCTCAACACTGTACGGCACAATGCAGTTCGTATCCATAGCCATCCAGATAGCATATGCCTCAGTCAAGCCAGCAAACTTGGTCTCATGAGCCTCCAGAGGCCCTTTCAGATGAACATTGATATGAGCTTTAAAACTCGTGCCTTCACAACCATATTAATTTTATTCATTGTATTCATAATCTGCTGGGCGCCCTTCACCACCTACAGCCTTATTGCCACATTCAACAGCCACTTTTATCACAAGCACAACTTTTTTGAGATAAGCACTTGGCTTCTTTGGCTCTGCTACCTCAAGTCTGCCCTGAACCCGCTGATTTACTACTGGAGGATAAAGAAATTTCATGATGCATGCTTAGATTTGATACCCAAGTACTTCAAGTTTTTGCCACAGCTACCTGGTCATACCAGAAGACGCATCCGGCCTAGTGCCATCTATGTATGTGGGGAGCACCGAACAGTAGTGTAA